One Diospyros lotus cultivar Yz01 chromosome 1, ASM1463336v1, whole genome shotgun sequence genomic window carries:
- the LOC127806482 gene encoding uncharacterized protein LOC127806482 isoform X3 translates to MEGGDSDWESERMLRLFIYAYLKKTGNEDVAEAFWKEALSSNLPTRPHDVPGGFLHELGLRFFKTFEQELPKNADNEGSSSSMTRPGNPSSWSKQEMFEKLAAELTVGGDSADDAPGAFLNELWSKFFKMFQIELQKTPESKGSSSLVQERINLTQLRMVEKMTAELTAGGDSEACARRGFLHEMWLKFFQKFGAQHAKNPDKGSSSVVHEMIKLSQPGNPSQDSNSKQVMNEKLTTELTPGHPVQPDLETQSK, encoded by the exons ATGGAGGGAGGAGATAGCGACTGGGAAAGCGAGCGCAT GCTTCGTCTGTTTATCTATGCTTATCTGAAAAAGACCGGGAACGAAGACGTTGCAGAAGCCTTTTGGAAAGAGGCTCTCTCCTCAAATCTACCAACTCGTCCTC ATGATGTTCCTGGTGGGTTTCTGCATGAATTGGGGTTGAGATTTTTCAAAACGTTTGAACAAGAGCTGCCTAAGAATGCAGACAATGAGGGTTCCTCCTCCTCG ATGACTCGACCAGGTAATCCTTCTTCATGGAGTAAGCAAGAGATGTTTGAAAAACTGGCTGCAGAGCTGACTGTTGGTGGTGATTCTG CAGATGATGCTCCTGGTGCTTTTCTGAATGAATTGTGGtcgaaatttttcaaaatgtttcaaaTAGAGCTTCAAAAGACTCCAGAGAGCAAGGGTTCCTCCTCCTTG GttcaagaaaggataaatttgaCTCAACTAAGAATGGTTGAAAAAATGACTGCAGAGCTGACTGCTGGTGGTGACTCTG AAGCTTGTGCTCGTCGTGGATTTCTGCATGAAATGTGGTTGAAATTTTTTCAGAAGTTTGGAGCACAACATGCAAAGAATCCAGACAAGGGTTCCTCCTCTGTG GTTCACGAAATGATAAAGTTGAGTCAACCAGGTAATCCTTCTCAGGACAGTAACAGTAAGCAAGTGATGAATGAAAAATTGACTACAGAGCTCACTCCTGGTCATCCTG
- the LOC127806482 gene encoding uncharacterized protein LOC127806482 isoform X2: MEGGDSDWESERMLRLFIYAYLKKTGNEDVAEAFWKEALSSNLPTRPQDDVPGGFLHELGLRFFKTFEQELPKNADNEGSSSSMTRPGNPSSWSKQEMFEKLAAELTVGGDSDDAPGAFLNELWSKFFKMFQIELQKTPESKGSSSLVQERINLTQLRMVEKMTAELTAGGDSEACARRGFLHEMWLKFFQKFGAQHAKNPDKGSSSVVHEMIKLSQPGNPSQDSNSKQVMNEKLTTELTPGHPVQPDLETQSK, translated from the exons ATGGAGGGAGGAGATAGCGACTGGGAAAGCGAGCGCAT GCTTCGTCTGTTTATCTATGCTTATCTGAAAAAGACCGGGAACGAAGACGTTGCAGAAGCCTTTTGGAAAGAGGCTCTCTCCTCAAATCTACCAACTCGTCCTC AAGATGATGTTCCTGGTGGGTTTCTGCATGAATTGGGGTTGAGATTTTTCAAAACGTTTGAACAAGAGCTGCCTAAGAATGCAGACAATGAGGGTTCCTCCTCCTCG ATGACTCGACCAGGTAATCCTTCTTCATGGAGTAAGCAAGAGATGTTTGAAAAACTGGCTGCAGAGCTGACTGTTGGTGGTGATTCTG ATGATGCTCCTGGTGCTTTTCTGAATGAATTGTGGtcgaaatttttcaaaatgtttcaaaTAGAGCTTCAAAAGACTCCAGAGAGCAAGGGTTCCTCCTCCTTG GttcaagaaaggataaatttgaCTCAACTAAGAATGGTTGAAAAAATGACTGCAGAGCTGACTGCTGGTGGTGACTCTG AAGCTTGTGCTCGTCGTGGATTTCTGCATGAAATGTGGTTGAAATTTTTTCAGAAGTTTGGAGCACAACATGCAAAGAATCCAGACAAGGGTTCCTCCTCTGTG GTTCACGAAATGATAAAGTTGAGTCAACCAGGTAATCCTTCTCAGGACAGTAACAGTAAGCAAGTGATGAATGAAAAATTGACTACAGAGCTCACTCCTGGTCATCCTG
- the LOC127806482 gene encoding uncharacterized protein LOC127806482 isoform X4, protein MEGGDSDWESERMLRLFIYAYLKKTGNEDVAEAFWKEALSSNLPTRPQDDVPGGFLHELGLRFFKTFEQELPKNADNEGSSSSMTRPGNPSSWSKQEMFEKLAAELTVGGDSADDAPGAFLNELWSKFFKMFQIELQKTPESKGSSSLVQERINLTQLRMVEKMTAELTAGGDSACARRGFLHEMWLKFFQKFGAQHAKNPDKGSSSVVHEMIKLSQPGNPSQDSNSKQVMNEKLTTELTPGHPVQPDLETQSK, encoded by the exons ATGGAGGGAGGAGATAGCGACTGGGAAAGCGAGCGCAT GCTTCGTCTGTTTATCTATGCTTATCTGAAAAAGACCGGGAACGAAGACGTTGCAGAAGCCTTTTGGAAAGAGGCTCTCTCCTCAAATCTACCAACTCGTCCTC AAGATGATGTTCCTGGTGGGTTTCTGCATGAATTGGGGTTGAGATTTTTCAAAACGTTTGAACAAGAGCTGCCTAAGAATGCAGACAATGAGGGTTCCTCCTCCTCG ATGACTCGACCAGGTAATCCTTCTTCATGGAGTAAGCAAGAGATGTTTGAAAAACTGGCTGCAGAGCTGACTGTTGGTGGTGATTCTG CAGATGATGCTCCTGGTGCTTTTCTGAATGAATTGTGGtcgaaatttttcaaaatgtttcaaaTAGAGCTTCAAAAGACTCCAGAGAGCAAGGGTTCCTCCTCCTTG GttcaagaaaggataaatttgaCTCAACTAAGAATGGTTGAAAAAATGACTGCAGAGCTGACTGCTGGTGGTGACTCTG CTTGTGCTCGTCGTGGATTTCTGCATGAAATGTGGTTGAAATTTTTTCAGAAGTTTGGAGCACAACATGCAAAGAATCCAGACAAGGGTTCCTCCTCTGTG GTTCACGAAATGATAAAGTTGAGTCAACCAGGTAATCCTTCTCAGGACAGTAACAGTAAGCAAGTGATGAATGAAAAATTGACTACAGAGCTCACTCCTGGTCATCCTG
- the LOC127806482 gene encoding uncharacterized protein LOC127806482 isoform X1, which yields MEGGDSDWESERMLRLFIYAYLKKTGNEDVAEAFWKEALSSNLPTRPQDDVPGGFLHELGLRFFKTFEQELPKNADNEGSSSSMTRPGNPSSWSKQEMFEKLAAELTVGGDSADDAPGAFLNELWSKFFKMFQIELQKTPESKGSSSLVQERINLTQLRMVEKMTAELTAGGDSEACARRGFLHEMWLKFFQKFGAQHAKNPDKGSSSVVHEMIKLSQPGNPSQDSNSKQVMNEKLTTELTPGHPVQPDLETQSK from the exons ATGGAGGGAGGAGATAGCGACTGGGAAAGCGAGCGCAT GCTTCGTCTGTTTATCTATGCTTATCTGAAAAAGACCGGGAACGAAGACGTTGCAGAAGCCTTTTGGAAAGAGGCTCTCTCCTCAAATCTACCAACTCGTCCTC AAGATGATGTTCCTGGTGGGTTTCTGCATGAATTGGGGTTGAGATTTTTCAAAACGTTTGAACAAGAGCTGCCTAAGAATGCAGACAATGAGGGTTCCTCCTCCTCG ATGACTCGACCAGGTAATCCTTCTTCATGGAGTAAGCAAGAGATGTTTGAAAAACTGGCTGCAGAGCTGACTGTTGGTGGTGATTCTG CAGATGATGCTCCTGGTGCTTTTCTGAATGAATTGTGGtcgaaatttttcaaaatgtttcaaaTAGAGCTTCAAAAGACTCCAGAGAGCAAGGGTTCCTCCTCCTTG GttcaagaaaggataaatttgaCTCAACTAAGAATGGTTGAAAAAATGACTGCAGAGCTGACTGCTGGTGGTGACTCTG AAGCTTGTGCTCGTCGTGGATTTCTGCATGAAATGTGGTTGAAATTTTTTCAGAAGTTTGGAGCACAACATGCAAAGAATCCAGACAAGGGTTCCTCCTCTGTG GTTCACGAAATGATAAAGTTGAGTCAACCAGGTAATCCTTCTCAGGACAGTAACAGTAAGCAAGTGATGAATGAAAAATTGACTACAGAGCTCACTCCTGGTCATCCTG